The following proteins are encoded in a genomic region of Arachis ipaensis cultivar K30076 chromosome B02, Araip1.1, whole genome shotgun sequence:
- the LOC107626085 gene encoding LOW QUALITY PROTEIN: uncharacterized protein LOC107626085 (The sequence of the model RefSeq protein was modified relative to this genomic sequence to represent the inferred CDS: inserted 1 base in 1 codon; deleted 2 bases in 1 codon; substituted 1 base at 1 genomic stop codon): MNMFEAETRSHSSTMEIHSTITVPLRSPERVKAKRMKKKNTKVATERDLYMKNYLQAXLCESLLSLMVENRQHRKTAILLLKKSXPELPHLLTQFFVGIVGTDLAVMLSVVCKLACGRVPFCTSKLLNTGFRFGLVWLSWAVSKLRDTIINISKHAGKLGLQSSSSGVASSGCTEACLSTTSNCVVAKKFEETLNFLDVYGLWLLVK; the protein is encoded by the exons ATGAACATGTTTGAAGCAGAAACCAGAAGTCATTCCTCCACAATGGAGATTCATTCTACAATAACTGTTCCTTTAAGAAG TCCTGAGAGAGTTAAAGCCAAGCGAATGAAGAAAAAGAACACGAAAGTTGCGACCGAGAGGGATCTCTACATGAAGAACTACTTACAGGCG TGACTGTGTGAGAGTCTTCTATCCTTGATGGTTGAAAACAGACAGCACCGGAAAACAGCGATTCTCTTGCTAAAGAAAT TGCCTGAGCTTCCACACCTTCTGACACAATTTTTTGTTGGCATTGTTGGTACTGACCTTGCTGTCATGCTTTCTGTCGTCTGTAAACTCGCATGTGGGAGAGTTCCCTTTTGCACATCTAAGCTCTTAAATACTGGATTTAGATTCGGGCTAGTTTGGCTTTCTTGGGCAGTAAGCAAGCTAAGGGATACAATCATCAACATAAGCAAGCATGCAGGGAAGTTAGGACTACAATCATCGAGCAGTGGCGTTGCTAGCTCTGGCTGTACTGAGGCCTGCTTGAGTACTACCTCCAACTGCGTGGTTGCGAAAAAGTTCGAAGAAACACTGAATTTTTTGGATGTATACGGGCTATGGCTTTTGGTGAAGTGA